One genomic window of Pseudomonas aeruginosa includes the following:
- a CDS encoding ABC transporter permease, with translation MYLFRLALASLANRRFTALLTIFAIALSACLLLAVERVRTEAKASFASTISGTDLIVGARSGSVNLLLYSVFRIGNATNNIRWDSYRHFAENPRVKWAIPISLGDSHRGYRVMGTDAGYFEHYRYGRGQELQLAEGRAFGQDLFDVVLGAEVAEALHYRLGEKIVLAHGVSTVSLVKHDDKPFTVVGILQRTGTPVDRTLHISLAGMEALHVDWRNGVPAMGAGRVSAEQARHMDLQPQAITAFLVGLKSKVATFALQREVNDYPGEPLMAILPGVALQELWGLMGTAEKALFVVSLFVVLTGLIGMLTAILTSLNERRREMAILRSVGARPWHIFGLLLAEAFSLALAGVALGLGLLYLGIAASQGYVQANYGIYLPLAWPSDYEWSLLGAILAAAVLIGCVPAWRAYRQSLADGLSIRL, from the coding sequence AAGGCCAGCTTCGCCAGTACCATCTCCGGAACCGACCTGATCGTCGGCGCGCGCTCCGGCTCGGTGAACCTGCTGCTCTACTCGGTATTCCGCATCGGCAACGCGACCAACAACATCCGCTGGGACAGCTACCGGCACTTCGCCGAAAACCCGCGGGTGAAGTGGGCGATCCCGATCTCCCTCGGCGACTCGCACCGCGGCTACCGGGTAATGGGTACCGATGCCGGCTATTTCGAGCACTACCGCTACGGCCGCGGCCAGGAACTGCAACTGGCCGAGGGCCGCGCCTTCGGCCAGGACCTGTTCGACGTGGTGCTCGGCGCCGAGGTGGCCGAAGCCCTGCACTACAGGCTCGGCGAGAAGATCGTGCTGGCCCATGGGGTGAGCACGGTGAGCCTGGTCAAGCACGACGACAAGCCGTTCACCGTGGTCGGCATCCTCCAGCGCACCGGTACCCCGGTGGACCGCACCCTGCACATATCCCTCGCCGGCATGGAGGCGCTGCACGTCGACTGGCGCAACGGGGTGCCGGCGATGGGCGCCGGGCGCGTCAGTGCCGAGCAGGCGCGGCACATGGACCTGCAACCACAGGCGATCACCGCGTTCCTGGTCGGCCTGAAGAGCAAGGTGGCGACCTTCGCCCTGCAACGCGAGGTCAACGACTATCCCGGCGAACCGCTGATGGCGATCCTCCCCGGTGTCGCCCTGCAGGAACTGTGGGGCCTGATGGGCACCGCCGAGAAGGCACTGTTCGTGGTCTCGCTGTTCGTCGTCCTCACCGGCCTGATCGGCATGCTCACGGCGATCCTCACCAGCCTCAACGAGCGCCGCCGGGAGATGGCCATCCTGCGCTCGGTGGGCGCGCGCCCCTGGCACATCTTCGGCCTGCTGCTGGCCGAGGCCTTCAGCCTGGCGCTGGCCGGCGTCGCCCTCGGCCTCGGCCTGCTCTACCTCGGCATCGCCGCCAGCCAGGGCTACGTCCAGGCCAACTACGGCATCTACCTGCCGCTGGCCTGGCCGAGCGACTATGAGTGGAGCCTGCTCGGGGCTATCCTGGCGGCCGCCGTGCTGATCGGCTGCGTGCCGGCCTGGCGCGCCTACCGCCAGTCCCTGGCCGATGGCCTGTCGATCCGCCTATGA